In Pirellulales bacterium, the following are encoded in one genomic region:
- a CDS encoding alkaline phosphatase codes for MTTFRLIILTAVYGLIPSPLFGQTRHGCGDGARDHLRCLQIDALAKGSARWGHWGLNPSRYAGWTKHSNRLIPVYTFGISLGRFVGEQSVYRDSVKIEALYGRLPEGTLNPRADYCDQTDFYHLQRGAVAAGKKYIILLIFDGMDWQTTRAAAIYASGKVAYDAGRGTGLAFQDYRGVETDFGYFVSSPHNDKTTADVDAQTVTNVGGKIPGGYDYRRGGATPWSVPEEPAYLIGQSLECKQAVTDSAASATSMTCGIKTFNDAINVAFDGRQGVPLARELQADGFAVGVVTSVPISHATPAAAYANNVWRDDYQDLTRDLLGLPSSAHREQPLPGVDVLLGGGWGQESLFSDGQGNNFVRGNKYLTKDDQARVDVDNGGRYVVAQRTAGTDGGELLRDAAQRARHERQRLLGFFGVRNGHLPFRTADGNYDPAPGVSMLAEFYSDADISENPTLADMTRAALDVLDANERGFWLMVEAGDVDWANHDDNLDSSIGAVLSGDDAFRAITDWAERRQCWHETAVIVTADHGHFLVLDDPQALVAP; via the coding sequence TTGACCACCTTTCGACTCATCATCCTGACCGCCGTCTATGGCCTCATTCCGTCGCCGCTTTTCGGCCAGACGCGGCACGGTTGCGGCGACGGTGCCCGCGACCACCTGCGTTGCTTGCAGATTGACGCCTTGGCCAAAGGCTCCGCCCGCTGGGGACATTGGGGGCTGAATCCCAGTCGCTACGCCGGCTGGACGAAACACTCCAACCGTTTGATACCGGTCTACACCTTCGGCATTTCGCTCGGCCGCTTCGTCGGCGAGCAGAGTGTCTATCGCGATTCGGTCAAGATCGAAGCCCTCTACGGGCGGCTGCCGGAAGGAACGCTGAACCCGCGGGCCGATTACTGCGATCAGACCGATTTTTACCATTTGCAGCGCGGGGCCGTCGCGGCGGGCAAGAAGTACATCATTCTCCTGATCTTCGACGGCATGGATTGGCAGACCACGCGGGCCGCGGCCATCTACGCAAGCGGCAAAGTGGCCTACGACGCCGGACGCGGCACCGGCCTGGCCTTCCAGGACTATCGCGGCGTCGAGACCGATTTCGGCTACTTCGTCAGCAGCCCGCACAACGACAAGACCACTGCCGACGTCGATGCCCAGACCGTCACGAATGTGGGCGGCAAGATACCGGGCGGATATGACTACCGGCGTGGCGGCGCGACGCCGTGGTCGGTGCCCGAAGAGCCGGCGTATCTCATCGGCCAGTCGCTCGAGTGCAAACAGGCCGTGACCGATTCGGCTGCGTCGGCCACGTCGATGACCTGCGGCATCAAGACGTTCAACGACGCCATCAACGTGGCCTTTGACGGCCGCCAGGGGGTGCCGCTGGCCCGTGAGCTGCAAGCCGACGGTTTCGCGGTCGGGGTGGTGACCAGCGTGCCGATCAGCCACGCCACCCCCGCCGCGGCCTACGCCAACAACGTCTGGCGAGACGATTATCAAGACCTCACGCGCGACCTGCTGGGGCTACCCTCCAGCGCCCATCGCGAGCAACCGCTGCCGGGCGTCGATGTGCTGCTGGGCGGCGGCTGGGGACAGGAAAGCCTCTTCTCCGATGGCCAGGGCAACAACTTCGTGCGCGGCAACAAGTACCTGACGAAAGACGACCAGGCCCGCGTCGATGTCGACAACGGCGGACGCTATGTCGTCGCCCAGCGCACCGCGGGCACCGACGGCGGCGAATTGCTGCGCGACGCGGCCCAGCGTGCCCGGCACGAGCGGCAGCGGCTGCTGGGCTTCTTCGGCGTCCGCAACGGCCACTTGCCGTTTCGCACGGCCGACGGCAACTACGATCCCGCTCCCGGCGTCAGTATGCTCGCGGAGTTTTACAGCGACGCCGACATCTCCGAGAATCCCACGCTGGCCGACATGACGCGGGCCGCCCTCGACGTGCTCGACGCCAACGAGCGGGGTTTTTGGCTGATGGTGGAAGCCGGCGACGTCGACTGGGCCAACCACGACGACAATCTCGACAGCTCGATCGGCGCGGTGCTCAGCGGCGACGACGCCTTTCGGGCCATCACCGACTGGGCCGAGCGCCGCCAATGCTGGCACGAAACGGCGGTCATCGTCACGGCCGACCACGGGCATTTTTTGGTGCTCGACGACCCTCAGGCGCTCGTTGCTCCTTAA